In Lathyrus oleraceus cultivar Zhongwan6 chromosome 2, CAAS_Psat_ZW6_1.0, whole genome shotgun sequence, the DNA window gtaattgccaatgttgcATACGTCCCGCAAATCCTAGCATCCAAGTAGTTGCTATATGAGAACGAAAtttcttccaatctaatgtgaccggtggcaatggaaacccctctttcatgttaacctgataaagtaaaacaattaaaatattaagtcatataacataaaatattaactgaaataattaaaatatttagacatataaatacgtacctgaacccaatgattctggttaacaaaaccaatgcaataaatagagacatttggtgaatgtgaacttgtcatcggaaagaaagtgatgcacggattgcctaaatagacaagtacaacattataacgattcgctatcaagtaacccatatctggtagaCTCATCCATTTTTCAGGTGGCTGTGAATCAAACgattctatcatcaaagattctctcacAGCTGCCAACCgattagaaaataacttgtcatacaaagttgacctatccttgtctattatttccaaccccaactctctgcgaaccattggccaaccatcctcaccatatccatgcaatgatgcaatgactctaaatccacaattaccatctgattcaacattaactacatcttcaatgtatgacctaatatgattaggaaattgaacaatgaattgtggttgcttctttgataatttgatcttcttcgaagtctgtgatggttgagattgcctttgtgaagattgagatgccttatcaacatactcatgatacgaagggtccctataaacatcataatctgttggttttttccctttcttcttcactcctcctttggtttttattttctCAGGTGGTGGACACAATGTTGTCATTGTTGGGTATGCTAGTTCACATACCCTACTCCTTAATGCCCTTTTCCCAATAATATCTAATGACCTAAATCGTCTCCACAACTCATCCATTGCAACCgtcatatccacctctgatccatcatcttcacctatctctaactcaacttccatagttagtttcctccaatgaacatgaacagcatcaatgggtatcggtataccacctactctgtatcttcctaactcacaagcacaaggtaacccataagatgttctaagagtacaaccacatatttgcctgttagttccaacataatcaactctcaataactcttcagcaatacgtctcaaagcagctcgagatacggaaccacgcaaataaccataaaagggacTTACGTGCGCGTGCGcaacttcgtaaaaactcttttgaaatgaagctctaatgtttcctagttgtaacctcaagttgttattcatggcttcccaacatttgaccatgtcacctatactgtttcctaacatctgctttaacttccaatgagcagattcaaccctaaaaatatcaGATATAAAAAATACCATTAGATATTGAAAAtatcaaatattaaaaatatcagatattgaaaataacacataaaaaaacataaaaataatatcagatataaaaataacacatacaaaattataagacgtacctattagtcgttgtgttacccaaatgtaggactcgattaatccatgctccaacaaatctatgcctatgtggagtcaaccatgtgtctttcacataattaataaatccactataatcaacacatgcttgctcaagttgatgcaaccgctgaccatactcaacctcatcactagcccagacaacttccatccataatgtgtctatcgtcttttgcaggtcattcaccacatgttgtttgcatttggcaccaacgtttttgttaatgtgaaatctacatagcaaattaatcgagttgggaaacacaacttcaattgctttcatcaaagcaagatctctataTACGCAAATCATTTGGCACCAcatgtctttcttcacaaacaactcttttaatttctccaatacccagcaaaaattctctgtttgctcagactccatatacgcaaatccaacagcaaaagtcaactcagtcgatgtcatgccaacaatttcaaacaaaggttgtctatatttgtttgtcttgtaggtgctatccataactaacacaattggaaatatattcaacaacttaactgaatcaggatgtgcccaaaatatctctctcaccacttccgagtcatcctgttttctactccaatacacatatcctgcatcctcaataagcttaaacaaatgttgtatctcactccttggacctcttatctctctttctatcacactcttatgcttgtatacttgcgtaatccgagtgacattctcaggaaacttgtcttgcaaggaaagcaaaatg includes these proteins:
- the LOC127122861 gene encoding uncharacterized protein LOC127122861; the protein is MLGNSIGDMVKCWEAMNNNLRLQLGNIRASFQKSFYEVAHAHVSPFYGYLRGSVSRAALRRIAEELLRVDYVGTNRQICGCTLRTSYGLPCACELGRYRVGGIPIPIDAVHVHWRKLTMEVELEIGEDDGSEVDMTVAMDELWRRFRSLDIIGKRALRSRVCELAYPTMTTLCPPPEKIKTKGGVKKKGKKPTDYDVYRDPSYHEYVDKASQSSQRQSQPSQTSKKIKLSKKQPQFIVQFPNHIRSYIEDVVNVESDGNCGFRVIASLHGYGEDGWPMVRRELGLEIIDKDRSTLYDKLFSNRLAAVRESLMIESFDSQPPEKWMSLPDMGYLIANRYNVVLVYLGNPCITFFPMTSSHSPNVSIYCIGFVNQNHWVQVNMKEGFPLPPVTLDWKKFRSHIATTWMLGFAGRMQHWQLLTPN